One part of the Sulfolobus tengchongensis genome encodes these proteins:
- a CDS encoding DNA polymerase II, which produces MGRTQPSFTKAVDQEIETLKRIALRLHSHELERLIEKAKEKVRYLQSASYDELMDPYNLVFLSMLLSLAEDCEKWKNTFLTQFQLKEE; this is translated from the coding sequence GTGGGGAGAACTCAACCATCATTCACGAAAGCGGTTGATCAAGAAATAGAAACGTTAAAGAGGATCGCTCTACGTTTACACTCTCATGAACTGGAAAGGTTGATAGAGAAAGCTAAGGAGAAGGTTAGATATTTACAAAGTGCATCTTATGATGAACTCATGGATCCCTATAATCTAGTTTTCCTCTCTATGCTTCTCAGTCTAGCGGAGGACTGTGAGAAATGGAAGAATACGTTCTTGACGCAATTCCAGTTAAAGGAGGAGTGA